The Corvus moneduloides isolate bCorMon1 chromosome 18, bCorMon1.pri, whole genome shotgun sequence genome window below encodes:
- the SCARB1 gene encoding scavenger receptor class B member 1 isoform X1: protein MAVARRRLSVGLGLAGVACALVGGCLLLLGPVIIRQQVIKNVRINPSSISFQMWKDIPVPFYLSVHFFEVLNPKQVLQGEKPVLSQRGPYVYREYRYKTNITFHNNDTVSYLENRNLFFQPDLSNGTEDEYVVVPNILMLGAAVMMEKLPNVLKILLSGALAGLKQEAFMNRTVGEIMWGYEDPLIDTINMLVPGLIPFKGKFGLFVDFNNSNSGLFTVNTGMKDISQVHMIDSWNGLKKVNYWRSSQCNMINGTAGEMWPPFMSPTSLEFYSPDACRSMTLVYEQSGKFKGVPTYRFVAPKTLFANGTDYPPNEGFCPCMQSGIQNVSTCRLNAPMFISHPHFYNADPSLVSAVEGLHPSKEQHGLFLDVHPMTGIPMNCSIKLQLNLYIKRVSGIIQTGKIKPVVLPLLWFAESGSIEGSVLKQFYNNLVLLPSVLDYVQYIFLGLSVPLIISAAVLMAMSKEKCSLFWSSNKKSSDSNKANQASSATNLPPVKGTVLREARM from the exons ATGGCCGTGGCCCGGCGCAGGctgtctgtggggctggggctggccgGGGTGGCCTGCGCCCTCGTGGggggctgcctgctgctcctggggcccGTCATCATCAGGCAGCAGGTCATCAAG aacGTCAGGATCAaccccagcagcatctccttccAAATGTGGAAAGACATCCCTGTTCCTTTCTACTTGTCAGTGCATTTCTTCGAAGTGCTGAACCCCAAGCAGGTCCTCCAGGGAGAGAAGCCGGTGCTGAGCCAGCGTGGACCCTACGTGTACAG GGAGTACAGGTATAAAACAAATATCACGTTCCACAACAATGACACAGTTTCCTACCTGGAGAACCGGAACCTTTTCTTCCAGCCAGACTTGTCCAACGGCACCGAAGACGAGTATGTTGTTGTGCCAAACATTTTGATGTTG ggagcagctgtgatGATGGAAAAACTGCCAAATGTTTTGAAGATTTTACTGAGTGGAGCCCTGGCTGGCCTGAAACAGGAGGCGTTCATGAACCGGACAGTGGGGGAGATCATGTGGGGGTATGAAGACCCCCTTATAGACACAATAAATATGCTTGTTCCTGGCCTGATCCCTTTCAAGGGGAAGTTTGGATTATTTGTAGAT TTTAACAACTCCAATTCAGGACTGTTCACAGTAAACACAGGCATGAAGGACATCAGTCAAGTTCATATGATTGATTCATGGAATGGGCTAAAGAAG GTGAACTACTGGCGGAGCAGCCAGTGCAACATGATCAATGGGACAGCAGGGGAGATGTGGCCACCGTTCATGTCCCCGACCTCCCTGGAGTTCTACAGCCCTGATGCCTGCAG ATCCATGACACTGGTGTATGAGCAGTCTGGGAAGTTCAAGGGTGTGCCCACCTATCGGTTCGTGGCACCGAAAACCCTCTTTGCCAACGGCACAGATTATCCACCCAACGAGGGCTTCTGCCCCTGCATGCAGTCTGGCATCCAGAACGTCAGCACCTGTAGACTCa ATGCACCGATGTTCATTTCCCACCCTCACTTCTACAACGCCGACCCATCCCTGGTGAGCGCAGTCGAAGGCCTGCACCCCAGCAAGGAGCAGCACGGGCTTTTCCTCGATGTGCACCCT ATGACGGGCATCCCCATGAACTGCTCCATCAAGCTCCAGCTGAACCTGTACATAAAGCGTGTGTCTGGTATAAT TCAAACAGGGAAGATTAAGCCCGTGGTCCTGCCGCTGCTGTGGTTTGCAGAG AGTGGATCCATCGAAGGCTCAGTCCTAAAGCAGTTTTACAACAACCTGGTGCTGCTCCCGTCGGTGCTGGACTACGTGCAGTACATCTTCCTTGGGCTGAGTGTCCCACTCATTAtctcagcagctgtgctcaTGGCAATGAGTAAG
- the SCARB1 gene encoding scavenger receptor class B member 1 isoform X4: MQRLAEHHAEHQPFLPLTSFYPQHQNVRINPSSISFQMWKDIPVPFYLSVHFFEVLNPKQVLQGEKPVLSQRGPYVYREYRYKTNITFHNNDTVSYLENRNLFFQPDLSNGTEDEYVVVPNILMLGAAVMMEKLPNVLKILLSGALAGLKQEAFMNRTVGEIMWGYEDPLIDTINMLVPGLIPFKGKFGLFVDFNNSNSGLFTVNTGMKDISQVHMIDSWNGLKKVNYWRSSQCNMINGTAGEMWPPFMSPTSLEFYSPDACRSMTLVYEQSGKFKGVPTYRFVAPKTLFANGTDYPPNEGFCPCMQSGIQNVSTCRLNAPMFISHPHFYNADPSLVSAVEGLHPSKEQHGLFLDVHPMTGIPMNCSIKLQLNLYIKRVSGIIQTGKIKPVVLPLLWFAESGSIEGSVLKQFYNNLVLLPSVLDYVQYIFLGLSVPLIISAAVLMAMSKEKCSLFWSSNKKSSDSNKANQASSATNLPPVKGTVLREARM, translated from the exons ATGCAGCGCTTGGCAGAGCATCACGCTGAGCACCAACCCTTCCTCCCCCTCACCTCCTTCTACCCGCAGCACCAG aacGTCAGGATCAaccccagcagcatctccttccAAATGTGGAAAGACATCCCTGTTCCTTTCTACTTGTCAGTGCATTTCTTCGAAGTGCTGAACCCCAAGCAGGTCCTCCAGGGAGAGAAGCCGGTGCTGAGCCAGCGTGGACCCTACGTGTACAG GGAGTACAGGTATAAAACAAATATCACGTTCCACAACAATGACACAGTTTCCTACCTGGAGAACCGGAACCTTTTCTTCCAGCCAGACTTGTCCAACGGCACCGAAGACGAGTATGTTGTTGTGCCAAACATTTTGATGTTG ggagcagctgtgatGATGGAAAAACTGCCAAATGTTTTGAAGATTTTACTGAGTGGAGCCCTGGCTGGCCTGAAACAGGAGGCGTTCATGAACCGGACAGTGGGGGAGATCATGTGGGGGTATGAAGACCCCCTTATAGACACAATAAATATGCTTGTTCCTGGCCTGATCCCTTTCAAGGGGAAGTTTGGATTATTTGTAGAT TTTAACAACTCCAATTCAGGACTGTTCACAGTAAACACAGGCATGAAGGACATCAGTCAAGTTCATATGATTGATTCATGGAATGGGCTAAAGAAG GTGAACTACTGGCGGAGCAGCCAGTGCAACATGATCAATGGGACAGCAGGGGAGATGTGGCCACCGTTCATGTCCCCGACCTCCCTGGAGTTCTACAGCCCTGATGCCTGCAG ATCCATGACACTGGTGTATGAGCAGTCTGGGAAGTTCAAGGGTGTGCCCACCTATCGGTTCGTGGCACCGAAAACCCTCTTTGCCAACGGCACAGATTATCCACCCAACGAGGGCTTCTGCCCCTGCATGCAGTCTGGCATCCAGAACGTCAGCACCTGTAGACTCa ATGCACCGATGTTCATTTCCCACCCTCACTTCTACAACGCCGACCCATCCCTGGTGAGCGCAGTCGAAGGCCTGCACCCCAGCAAGGAGCAGCACGGGCTTTTCCTCGATGTGCACCCT ATGACGGGCATCCCCATGAACTGCTCCATCAAGCTCCAGCTGAACCTGTACATAAAGCGTGTGTCTGGTATAAT TCAAACAGGGAAGATTAAGCCCGTGGTCCTGCCGCTGCTGTGGTTTGCAGAG AGTGGATCCATCGAAGGCTCAGTCCTAAAGCAGTTTTACAACAACCTGGTGCTGCTCCCGTCGGTGCTGGACTACGTGCAGTACATCTTCCTTGGGCTGAGTGTCCCACTCATTAtctcagcagctgtgctcaTGGCAATGAGTAAG
- the SCARB1 gene encoding scavenger receptor class B member 1 isoform X2 — protein sequence MAVARRRLSVGLGLAGVACALVGGCLLLLGPVIIRQQVIKNVRINPSSISFQMWKDIPVPFYLSVHFFEVLNPKQVLQGEKPVLSQRGPYVYREYRYKTNITFHNNDTVSYLENRNLFFQPDLSNGTEDEYVVVPNILMLGAAVMMEKLPNVLKILLSGALAGLKQEAFMNRTVGEIMWGYEDPLIDTINMLVPGLIPFKGKFGLFVDFNNSNSGLFTVNTGMKDISQVHMIDSWNGLKKVNYWRSSQCNMINGTAGEMWPPFMSPTSLEFYSPDACRSMTLVYEQSGKFKGVPTYRFVAPKTLFANGTDYPPNEGFCPCMQSGIQNVSTCRLNAPMFISHPHFYNADPSLVSAVEGLHPSKEQHGLFLDVHPMTGIPMNCSIKLQLNLYIKRVSGIIQTGKIKPVVLPLLWFAESGSIEGSVLKQFYNNLVLLPSVLDYVQYIFLGLSVPLIISAAVLMAMSKRGAAEKSPCPPSTQSKRPPSSETTPLLHDADTLSQDDAEA from the exons ATGGCCGTGGCCCGGCGCAGGctgtctgtggggctggggctggccgGGGTGGCCTGCGCCCTCGTGGggggctgcctgctgctcctggggcccGTCATCATCAGGCAGCAGGTCATCAAG aacGTCAGGATCAaccccagcagcatctccttccAAATGTGGAAAGACATCCCTGTTCCTTTCTACTTGTCAGTGCATTTCTTCGAAGTGCTGAACCCCAAGCAGGTCCTCCAGGGAGAGAAGCCGGTGCTGAGCCAGCGTGGACCCTACGTGTACAG GGAGTACAGGTATAAAACAAATATCACGTTCCACAACAATGACACAGTTTCCTACCTGGAGAACCGGAACCTTTTCTTCCAGCCAGACTTGTCCAACGGCACCGAAGACGAGTATGTTGTTGTGCCAAACATTTTGATGTTG ggagcagctgtgatGATGGAAAAACTGCCAAATGTTTTGAAGATTTTACTGAGTGGAGCCCTGGCTGGCCTGAAACAGGAGGCGTTCATGAACCGGACAGTGGGGGAGATCATGTGGGGGTATGAAGACCCCCTTATAGACACAATAAATATGCTTGTTCCTGGCCTGATCCCTTTCAAGGGGAAGTTTGGATTATTTGTAGAT TTTAACAACTCCAATTCAGGACTGTTCACAGTAAACACAGGCATGAAGGACATCAGTCAAGTTCATATGATTGATTCATGGAATGGGCTAAAGAAG GTGAACTACTGGCGGAGCAGCCAGTGCAACATGATCAATGGGACAGCAGGGGAGATGTGGCCACCGTTCATGTCCCCGACCTCCCTGGAGTTCTACAGCCCTGATGCCTGCAG ATCCATGACACTGGTGTATGAGCAGTCTGGGAAGTTCAAGGGTGTGCCCACCTATCGGTTCGTGGCACCGAAAACCCTCTTTGCCAACGGCACAGATTATCCACCCAACGAGGGCTTCTGCCCCTGCATGCAGTCTGGCATCCAGAACGTCAGCACCTGTAGACTCa ATGCACCGATGTTCATTTCCCACCCTCACTTCTACAACGCCGACCCATCCCTGGTGAGCGCAGTCGAAGGCCTGCACCCCAGCAAGGAGCAGCACGGGCTTTTCCTCGATGTGCACCCT ATGACGGGCATCCCCATGAACTGCTCCATCAAGCTCCAGCTGAACCTGTACATAAAGCGTGTGTCTGGTATAAT TCAAACAGGGAAGATTAAGCCCGTGGTCCTGCCGCTGCTGTGGTTTGCAGAG AGTGGATCCATCGAAGGCTCAGTCCTAAAGCAGTTTTACAACAACCTGGTGCTGCTCCCGTCGGTGCTGGACTACGTGCAGTACATCTTCCTTGGGCTGAGTGTCCCACTCATTAtctcagcagctgtgctcaTGGCAATGAGTAAG
- the SCARB1 gene encoding scavenger receptor class B member 1 isoform X3: MAVARRRLSVGLGLAGVACALVGGCLLLLGPVIIRQQVIKNVRINPSSISFQMWKDIPVPFYLSVHFFEVLNPKQVLQGEKPVLSQRGPYVYREYRYKTNITFHNNDTVSYLENRNLFFQPDLSNGTEDEYVVVPNILMLGAAVMMEKLPNVLKILLSGALAGLKQEAFMNRTVGEIMWGYEDPLIDTINMLVPGLIPFKGKFGLFVDFNNSNSGLFTVNTGMKDISQVHMIDSWNGLKKVNYWRSSQCNMINGTAGEMWPPFMSPTSLEFYSPDACRSMTLVYEQSGKFKGVPTYRFVAPKTLFANGTDYPPNEGFCPCMQSGIQNVSTCRLNAPMFISHPHFYNADPSLVSAVEGLHPSKEQHGLFLDVHPMTGIPMNCSIKLQLNLYIKRVSGIIQTGKIKPVVLPLLWFAESGSIEGSVLKQFYNNLVLLPSVLDYVQYIFLGLSVPLIISAAVLMAMSKEHKITESLRLRGPLELIYPNPSAQAESPSSAPCPDVS; the protein is encoded by the exons ATGGCCGTGGCCCGGCGCAGGctgtctgtggggctggggctggccgGGGTGGCCTGCGCCCTCGTGGggggctgcctgctgctcctggggcccGTCATCATCAGGCAGCAGGTCATCAAG aacGTCAGGATCAaccccagcagcatctccttccAAATGTGGAAAGACATCCCTGTTCCTTTCTACTTGTCAGTGCATTTCTTCGAAGTGCTGAACCCCAAGCAGGTCCTCCAGGGAGAGAAGCCGGTGCTGAGCCAGCGTGGACCCTACGTGTACAG GGAGTACAGGTATAAAACAAATATCACGTTCCACAACAATGACACAGTTTCCTACCTGGAGAACCGGAACCTTTTCTTCCAGCCAGACTTGTCCAACGGCACCGAAGACGAGTATGTTGTTGTGCCAAACATTTTGATGTTG ggagcagctgtgatGATGGAAAAACTGCCAAATGTTTTGAAGATTTTACTGAGTGGAGCCCTGGCTGGCCTGAAACAGGAGGCGTTCATGAACCGGACAGTGGGGGAGATCATGTGGGGGTATGAAGACCCCCTTATAGACACAATAAATATGCTTGTTCCTGGCCTGATCCCTTTCAAGGGGAAGTTTGGATTATTTGTAGAT TTTAACAACTCCAATTCAGGACTGTTCACAGTAAACACAGGCATGAAGGACATCAGTCAAGTTCATATGATTGATTCATGGAATGGGCTAAAGAAG GTGAACTACTGGCGGAGCAGCCAGTGCAACATGATCAATGGGACAGCAGGGGAGATGTGGCCACCGTTCATGTCCCCGACCTCCCTGGAGTTCTACAGCCCTGATGCCTGCAG ATCCATGACACTGGTGTATGAGCAGTCTGGGAAGTTCAAGGGTGTGCCCACCTATCGGTTCGTGGCACCGAAAACCCTCTTTGCCAACGGCACAGATTATCCACCCAACGAGGGCTTCTGCCCCTGCATGCAGTCTGGCATCCAGAACGTCAGCACCTGTAGACTCa ATGCACCGATGTTCATTTCCCACCCTCACTTCTACAACGCCGACCCATCCCTGGTGAGCGCAGTCGAAGGCCTGCACCCCAGCAAGGAGCAGCACGGGCTTTTCCTCGATGTGCACCCT ATGACGGGCATCCCCATGAACTGCTCCATCAAGCTCCAGCTGAACCTGTACATAAAGCGTGTGTCTGGTATAAT TCAAACAGGGAAGATTAAGCCCGTGGTCCTGCCGCTGCTGTGGTTTGCAGAG AGTGGATCCATCGAAGGCTCAGTCCTAAAGCAGTTTTACAACAACCTGGTGCTGCTCCCGTCGGTGCTGGACTACGTGCAGTACATCTTCCTTGGGCTGAGTGTCCCACTCATTAtctcagcagctgtgctcaTGGCAATGAGTAAG